A region of Piscinibacter gummiphilus DNA encodes the following proteins:
- a CDS encoding adenosine deaminase, protein MNTTNLDAIPRDRLPALLQAMPKAELHIHIEGSLEPELIFALAKRNGVSLPYPSVEALRAAYAFTDLQSFLDIYYAGASVLLKEEDFFDMAMAYFQRAKADNVVHAELFFDPQTHTDRGVPFATVIDGLVRACETAQRELGISALLIMCFLRHLSEEAAFETLEQALPHRDKFVGVGLDSGERGNPPEKFARVFARCRELGLHLVAHAGEEGPAAYISTALDVLKVERIDHGVRCVEDPALVKRLAAERVPLTVCPLSNVKLCVYGTMADHNLATLLADGLCVTVNSDDPAYFGGYMNQNFLETFAALPQLGPREAHQLAANSFEASFVDEARKQAWRAELDRVFAAV, encoded by the coding sequence ATGAACACGACGAACCTCGACGCCATCCCCCGCGACCGCCTGCCCGCCCTGCTGCAGGCCATGCCGAAGGCGGAACTGCACATCCACATCGAGGGGTCGCTCGAACCCGAGCTGATCTTCGCGCTGGCGAAACGCAACGGCGTGAGCCTGCCGTATCCGAGCGTGGAGGCACTGCGCGCGGCCTACGCGTTCACCGACCTGCAGAGCTTCCTCGACATCTACTACGCCGGCGCCAGCGTGCTGCTGAAGGAGGAAGACTTCTTCGACATGGCGATGGCGTACTTCCAACGCGCCAAGGCCGACAACGTCGTCCACGCCGAGCTGTTCTTCGATCCGCAGACCCACACCGACCGCGGCGTGCCGTTCGCCACCGTGATCGACGGCCTCGTGCGCGCCTGCGAGACGGCACAGCGCGAGCTGGGCATCAGCGCGCTGCTGATCATGTGTTTCCTGCGCCACCTGAGCGAGGAAGCGGCCTTCGAGACGCTCGAGCAGGCCCTGCCCCACCGCGACAAGTTCGTGGGCGTGGGCCTCGACAGCGGCGAACGCGGCAACCCGCCGGAGAAGTTCGCGCGCGTGTTCGCCCGCTGCCGCGAGCTGGGCCTGCACCTCGTGGCCCATGCCGGCGAGGAAGGCCCGGCCGCCTACATCTCGACCGCGCTCGACGTGCTGAAGGTCGAACGCATCGACCACGGCGTGCGTTGCGTGGAAGACCCCGCGCTCGTGAAGCGCCTGGCCGCGGAGCGGGTGCCGCTCACCGTGTGCCCGCTGTCGAACGTCAAGCTGTGCGTGTACGGCACGATGGCCGACCACAACCTCGCCACGCTGCTGGCCGACGGCCTGTGTGTCACCGTCAACTCCGACGACCCGGCCTACTTCGGCGGCTACATGAACCAGAACTTCCTGGAGACCTTCGCCGCCCTGCCGCAGCTCGGCCCGCGCGAGGCCCACCAGCTTGCGGCCAACAGCTTCGAGGCGAGCTTCGTCGACGAGGCGCGCAAGCAGGCCTGGCGCGCCGAACTCGACCGGGTCTTCGCCGCCGTCTGA
- the epsE gene encoding polysaccharide export protein EpsE has translation MNKLHLSSSSFTRRFFALIMSFLLAAAAHAQIDTLREYVLGPGDVLKVTVYQNADLTLETRVSEAGTISYPLLGSVKVGGLSVQAAEKVIADGLLKGNFLKAPQVNIAVSQVRGHQASVLGLVNKPGRYPIEQAGLKLSDLIALAGGVATGGSETVTLVGTRDGKAFRQEVDLPSLFGGAAKSDDPMVLNGDVIYVDRVPSFYIYGEVMRGGQLRLERGMTVMQALAAGGGLTQRGTQKGMKLHRKDADGNVKIIEPTMDTQLKPNDVIYVRESLF, from the coding sequence ATGAACAAGCTGCATCTTTCTTCATCATCGTTCACCCGGCGCTTTTTTGCGCTGATCATGTCGTTCCTGCTGGCCGCCGCGGCCCATGCGCAGATCGACACCCTCCGCGAGTACGTCCTGGGCCCCGGCGACGTCCTGAAGGTCACCGTCTACCAGAATGCCGACCTCACCCTCGAGACCCGTGTGTCCGAGGCCGGCACCATCAGCTACCCGCTGCTCGGGTCGGTGAAGGTGGGTGGCCTGAGCGTCCAGGCTGCCGAGAAGGTCATCGCCGACGGGCTGCTGAAGGGCAACTTCCTGAAGGCGCCCCAGGTCAACATCGCCGTCTCGCAGGTGCGCGGCCACCAGGCCTCGGTGCTGGGCCTCGTCAACAAGCCCGGCCGCTACCCCATCGAACAGGCCGGCCTGAAGCTGAGCGACCTGATCGCGCTGGCCGGCGGCGTGGCCACCGGCGGCAGTGAAACGGTGACATTGGTCGGCACACGCGACGGCAAAGCTTTCCGGCAGGAGGTCGATCTGCCGTCCCTGTTCGGCGGTGCCGCGAAGTCCGACGACCCCATGGTCCTCAACGGCGACGTCATCTACGTGGACCGTGTCCCGTCCTTCTACATCTACGGCGAAGTGATGCGCGGCGGGCAGCTGCGCCTCGAGCGCGGCATGACCGTGATGCAGGCCCTCGCTGCAGGGGGCGGCCTCACGCAGCGGGGCACGCAGAAGGGCATGAAACTGCATCGCAAGGACGCCGACGGCAACGTGAAGATCATCGAGCCGACGATGGACACGCAGCTCAAGCCGAACGACGTGATCTACGTTCGCGAGAGCCTGTTCTGA
- a CDS encoding ABC transporter permease translates to MDALPLLIATTLSAGTVLAFAALGLLINERAGILNLGAEGMMLVAALAGFATAVHTGNDWIAFAAGMGAGALLAAAFGVLVIWLNTNQYATGLALSLFGTGFSAFMGLRYTKETLPARPEWNYAGLSHLEFVGPALFRQHPLVYVAIALTIALAWFLYRSRAGLVLRAVGESPESAHALGYPVRRIRLAAVMAGGALCGLSGAYISVVYTPLWVEGMVAGKGWIALALTTFATWRPARVLLGAYLFGGVTMLQFHLQGEGVDVPSQILSMLPYLATIVVLVLISRNAAWIRVNMPASLGKPFSPGS, encoded by the coding sequence ATGGACGCACTTCCCCTGCTCATCGCCACCACGCTCAGCGCCGGCACGGTGCTCGCGTTCGCGGCGCTCGGGCTGCTGATCAACGAACGGGCCGGCATCCTGAACCTCGGCGCCGAGGGCATGATGCTCGTCGCCGCGCTCGCCGGCTTCGCCACCGCGGTGCACACCGGCAACGACTGGATCGCGTTCGCCGCCGGCATGGGCGCGGGCGCCCTCCTCGCCGCGGCCTTCGGCGTGCTGGTGATCTGGCTCAACACGAACCAGTACGCCACCGGCCTCGCGCTGAGCCTGTTCGGCACGGGCTTCTCGGCGTTCATGGGCCTCCGCTACACCAAGGAGACGCTGCCGGCGCGCCCCGAGTGGAACTACGCCGGCCTGTCGCACCTCGAGTTCGTCGGCCCCGCGCTGTTCCGCCAGCACCCGCTCGTCTACGTCGCCATCGCGCTGACGATCGCCCTCGCCTGGTTCCTGTACCGCTCGCGCGCGGGCCTGGTGCTGCGTGCGGTGGGCGAGTCGCCCGAATCGGCGCACGCGCTCGGCTACCCGGTGCGACGCATCCGCCTCGCCGCGGTGATGGCCGGCGGGGCGCTGTGCGGCCTCTCCGGCGCCTACATCTCGGTGGTCTACACGCCGCTGTGGGTCGAGGGCATGGTGGCCGGCAAGGGCTGGATCGCGCTGGCCTTGACCACGTTCGCGACATGGCGTCCGGCACGGGTATTGCTCGGTGCGTACCTGTTCGGTGGCGTGACGATGCTGCAGTTCCACCTGCAGGGCGAAGGCGTGGACGTGCCCAGCCAGATCCTCAGCATGCTGCCGTACCTCGCGACCATCGTCGTGCTGGTGCTGATCTCGCGCAACGCCGCGTGGATCCGCGTCAACATGCCGGCATCGCTCGGCAAGCCGTTTTCACCGGGGTCCTGA
- a CDS encoding BMP family ABC transporter substrate-binding protein — protein MTQLSKRTLLSIAGWSTLAATAALVGCGKKEEPAPAPAPAEPASAAAPAPKADPLKISFVYVGSIGDGGWTFAHDNARKALEKEFGDKISTNYVENVPEGADAERVFRDQAGQGAKLVFGTTFGYMEPILKVAPELKDVKFEHATGFKTADNVRTYDSRTYEGAYMAGIIAGAMTKSNTLGVVGSVPIPEVIRNINSFTLGAQSVNPKIKTKVVWVNEWLNPPKESEAATSLINGGADVLMQNTDSNAVLKTAESKGKFAFGWDSDMTAYGPQAHLASAVINWAPYYIKATKDALEGTWSTGGVWWGVKEGAIDIVSISDKVPAEIKTKVETVKAGLKDGTFSIWKGPIVGADGKEVLKADQVADDKFLSGITFYVKGVEGKVPGGK, from the coding sequence ATGACCCAACTTTCGAAACGTACCCTGCTGTCCATCGCAGGGTGGTCCACCCTCGCCGCCACCGCCGCGCTCGTCGGCTGCGGCAAGAAGGAAGAGCCGGCGCCCGCACCGGCGCCGGCCGAACCCGCGTCCGCCGCGGCACCGGCCCCGAAGGCCGATCCGCTGAAGATCTCCTTCGTCTACGTGGGCTCCATCGGCGACGGCGGCTGGACCTTCGCGCACGACAACGCCCGCAAGGCCCTCGAGAAGGAATTCGGCGACAAGATCAGCACGAACTACGTCGAGAACGTGCCCGAGGGCGCGGACGCCGAGCGTGTCTTCCGCGACCAGGCCGGCCAGGGCGCCAAGCTGGTCTTCGGCACCACCTTCGGCTACATGGAGCCCATCCTGAAGGTGGCCCCCGAGCTGAAGGACGTGAAGTTCGAGCACGCCACCGGCTTCAAGACCGCCGACAACGTGCGCACGTACGACAGCCGCACGTATGAAGGCGCCTACATGGCCGGCATCATCGCCGGCGCCATGACGAAGTCGAACACGCTGGGCGTGGTGGGCTCGGTGCCCATCCCCGAGGTGATCCGCAACATCAACTCGTTCACGCTGGGCGCGCAGAGCGTCAACCCGAAGATCAAGACCAAGGTGGTCTGGGTCAACGAATGGCTGAACCCGCCGAAAGAATCGGAAGCGGCCACGTCGCTGATCAACGGCGGCGCCGACGTGCTGATGCAGAACACCGACTCCAACGCCGTGCTGAAGACGGCCGAGAGCAAGGGCAAGTTCGCGTTCGGCTGGGACAGCGACATGACCGCCTACGGCCCGCAGGCGCACCTCGCCTCCGCCGTGATCAACTGGGCCCCGTACTACATCAAGGCCACGAAGGACGCGCTGGAAGGCACCTGGTCCACCGGCGGTGTGTGGTGGGGCGTGAAGGAAGGCGCGATCGACATCGTGTCCATCTCCGACAAGGTGCCCGCCGAGATCAAGACCAAGGTCGAGACCGTCAAGGCCGGCCTGAAAGACGGCACCTTCTCGATCTGGAAGGGTCCCATCGTGGGCGCCGACGGCAAGGAAGTGCTGAAGGCCGACCAGGTCGCCGACGACAAGTTCCTGAGCGGCATCACGTTCTACGTGAAGGGCGTGGAAGGCAAGGTGCCGGGCGGGAAGTAA
- a CDS encoding DUF2845 domain-containing protein codes for MRFTPAHAALALALGLASGATFAQNLRCGNNFADPGDSKMSVLSKCGEPAVRDSFCKPDPAPPPRDGSVRPCINVDSWAYRPGRGQFITILEFEEGTLRTIRYGDRIP; via the coding sequence ATGCGATTCACCCCGGCCCACGCGGCCCTCGCCCTCGCGCTCGGCCTTGCCAGCGGCGCGACCTTCGCGCAGAACCTGCGCTGCGGCAACAACTTCGCCGACCCCGGCGACTCGAAGATGTCCGTGCTGTCCAAGTGCGGCGAGCCGGCGGTGCGGGACTCGTTCTGCAAGCCCGACCCCGCGCCGCCCCCGCGCGACGGCTCCGTGCGCCCGTGCATCAACGTCGACAGCTGGGCGTACCGCCCGGGCCGCGGCCAGTTCATCACGATCCTGGAATTCGAGGAAGGGACGCTGCGGACCATCCGCTACGGCGACCGCATTCCCTGA
- a CDS encoding ABC transporter permease — MLQLEPRPAPSRVMSFASPVMALAITMLIGIAMFMLLGKDPVRALQIFFVEPLKNGYALSELALKATPLLLIALGLAVCFRANVWNIGAEGQFIVGAVAAGGVAMFADADTGRWFVIPVLAAGVLGGMAWAAIVAFLRDKANASEILVSLMLVYVATLLLGYFVYGPWKDPAGYNFPQTIRFAAGTQVPKLFDGLRVNIGSVIALLSVGVLWVFLFRTYAGFQLQVGGLAPAAARYAGFSSRKALWMALLISGGMAGFAGALDVAGPQGQLTPYIPAGYGFAAIIVAFVGRLHPVGMVFSAILMSMFYIGGELAQTRMGLPKSLTGVFQGLLLFTLLACDTLIAYRVRWRSRAPAHATGAA; from the coding sequence ATGCTCCAACTTGAACCCCGGCCGGCCCCGAGCCGGGTGATGTCCTTCGCGTCGCCGGTGATGGCGCTCGCGATCACGATGCTGATCGGCATCGCGATGTTCATGCTGCTCGGCAAGGACCCCGTCCGTGCACTGCAGATCTTCTTCGTCGAGCCGCTGAAGAACGGGTACGCGCTCTCCGAACTCGCGCTCAAGGCCACGCCGCTGCTGCTGATCGCGCTGGGCCTCGCGGTGTGCTTCCGGGCGAACGTCTGGAACATCGGCGCCGAGGGGCAGTTCATCGTCGGCGCGGTCGCGGCCGGCGGGGTCGCGATGTTCGCGGACGCCGACACGGGCCGCTGGTTCGTGATCCCCGTGCTGGCCGCGGGGGTGCTGGGCGGCATGGCGTGGGCCGCCATCGTCGCGTTCCTGCGCGACAAGGCCAACGCGAGCGAGATCCTGGTCAGCCTGATGCTCGTCTACGTGGCCACGCTGCTGCTCGGCTACTTCGTCTACGGCCCGTGGAAGGACCCGGCCGGCTACAACTTCCCGCAGACCATCCGCTTCGCCGCCGGCACGCAGGTGCCCAAGCTGTTCGACGGGCTCCGCGTGAACATCGGCTCGGTCATCGCGTTGCTGTCGGTGGGGGTGCTGTGGGTGTTCCTGTTCCGCACCTACGCGGGCTTCCAGCTGCAGGTGGGGGGCCTCGCGCCCGCGGCGGCGCGCTACGCCGGCTTCTCGTCGCGCAAGGCGCTGTGGATGGCGCTGCTGATCTCCGGCGGCATGGCCGGCTTCGCGGGCGCGCTGGACGTGGCCGGCCCGCAGGGGCAGCTCACGCCGTACATCCCCGCCGGCTACGGCTTCGCGGCCATCATCGTCGCGTTCGTCGGGCGCCTGCACCCGGTGGGCATGGTGTTCTCGGCGATCCTGATGAGCATGTTCTACATCGGCGGCGAACTCGCCCAGACGCGCATGGGCCTGCCCAAGTCGCTCACCGGCGTGTTCCAGGGCCTGCTGCTGTTCACGCTGCTCGCCTGCGACACGCTGATCGCCTACCGCGTGCGCTGGCGAAGCCGCGCGCCCGCCCACGCCACGGGAGCCGCATGA
- a CDS encoding mannose-1-phosphate guanylyltransferase/mannose-6-phosphate isomerase, whose protein sequence is MSPSLSVLPVVMAGGSGTRLWPLSRAGYPKQFLVLSGDHSLFQQAVARLGALGGPGITVGAPLIVGNDEHRFLVLDQLREAKITPQALLLEPTGRNTAPALTLAALQAREGGADPVLVVSPADQTVTDGDAFTAALQQAIRIAGNGAIAILGIQPDRPETGYGYIRSTPGEGADMVAQFVEKPDEATALRYIAEGDYSWNSGMFVLKASVWLDALRAFRPDILQATEAAWRARSTDAPFIRPGKAEFAAVPAESVDYAVMEKCPGSKFDIRMVSLAAGWSDLGAWDAVWQVAGKDADGNAQVGDVMLQDSRNTLVHASSRLVSVVGLDDVVVVETADAVMVADRGRSQDVKKIVSQLGACERHEHTLHRKVHRPWGWYDSIDAGPRFQVKRIMVKPGATLSLQMHHHRAEHWIVVTGTAEVTCGDKKVLLTENQSTYIPLGQTHRLANPGKVDLEIIEVQSGSYLGEDDIVRFEDTYGRTG, encoded by the coding sequence ATGTCCCCCTCTCTTTCCGTGTTGCCCGTGGTGATGGCCGGCGGCAGCGGCACGCGCCTGTGGCCGCTGTCCCGCGCCGGCTACCCCAAGCAGTTCCTCGTGCTGTCGGGCGACCACAGCCTCTTCCAGCAGGCCGTGGCCCGCCTCGGAGCCCTCGGCGGCCCCGGGATCACCGTGGGCGCCCCGCTGATCGTCGGCAACGACGAACACCGCTTCCTCGTGCTCGACCAGCTCCGCGAGGCGAAGATCACCCCGCAGGCGCTGCTGCTGGAGCCCACCGGGCGCAACACCGCCCCGGCCCTCACGCTCGCGGCCCTGCAGGCCCGCGAGGGCGGCGCCGACCCCGTGCTGGTCGTGAGCCCCGCTGACCAGACCGTCACCGACGGCGACGCCTTCACCGCGGCGCTGCAGCAGGCGATCCGCATCGCCGGCAACGGCGCCATCGCCATCCTGGGAATCCAGCCCGACCGACCCGAGACCGGCTACGGCTACATCCGCAGCACACCCGGCGAGGGCGCCGACATGGTGGCGCAGTTCGTCGAGAAGCCTGACGAGGCCACGGCCCTGCGCTACATCGCCGAAGGCGACTACAGCTGGAACAGCGGCATGTTCGTGCTGAAGGCCTCGGTGTGGCTTGACGCGCTGCGCGCGTTCCGCCCCGACATCCTGCAGGCCACCGAGGCGGCATGGCGCGCCCGGTCCACGGATGCCCCGTTCATCCGACCCGGCAAGGCAGAATTTGCCGCCGTGCCCGCGGAATCCGTCGACTACGCGGTCATGGAGAAGTGCCCGGGCAGTAAATTCGACATTCGCATGGTCAGTCTTGCGGCAGGCTGGAGCGATCTGGGCGCGTGGGACGCCGTGTGGCAAGTCGCCGGCAAGGACGCCGACGGCAACGCCCAGGTGGGCGACGTGATGCTGCAGGACTCGCGCAACACGCTGGTCCACGCCAGCAGCCGCCTCGTGAGCGTGGTGGGCCTCGACGACGTCGTGGTGGTCGAGACCGCCGACGCGGTGATGGTGGCCGACCGCGGCCGCAGCCAGGACGTCAAGAAGATCGTCAGCCAGCTCGGCGCGTGCGAGCGCCACGAGCACACGCTGCACCGCAAGGTCCACCGGCCCTGGGGCTGGTACGACAGCATCGACGCGGGCCCGCGCTTCCAGGTCAAGCGCATCATGGTCAAGCCCGGCGCCACGCTGAGCCTGCAAATGCATCACCACCGCGCCGAACACTGGATCGTGGTCACCGGCACGGCCGAGGTCACCTGCGGCGACAAGAAGGTGCTGCTGACCGAGAACCAGAGCACCTACATCCCGCTCGGCCAGACGCACCGCCTGGCCAATCCGGGCAAGGTGGACCTCGAGATCATCGAGGTCCAGTCCGGCAGCTACCTGGGCGAGGACGACATCGTCCGGTTCGAGGACACCTACGGCCGCACCGGCTGA
- a CDS encoding BMP family ABC transporter substrate-binding protein yields MFKNLARASVQLCAMSAAVLSLVVPSGAGAQPPAAKPPLPVAFVYVSPVGEAGWTYQHDLGRRAMEQALGPLVKTTIVEAVPEGAESERVLRDLAAQGNKLIFATSFGYLEPALRVASEFPGTTFEHAGGYRTSANVNTYNARYYEGRYLAGLVAGRTSKTGIAGYVAGFPVPEVIQGINAFTLGMRAARPDAQVKVLWLDTWFDPTREREAALALIAQGADVLTNHSGSTAVAQAAQDKGVKVIAYQSDMRRFAPDAQLTAITQQWGAYYTRVARAVLDGSWRATPVWGGMKDGLLALAPFHPSVPADVIKTVRAREADIIAGRFHPFAGRLVDQAGRERQAGGTMDDATLSRMNWFVQGVSGTLPKP; encoded by the coding sequence ATGTTCAAAAACCTCGCCCGCGCCAGCGTCCAGCTGTGCGCGATGTCCGCTGCCGTGCTGTCCCTGGTCGTGCCTTCCGGCGCCGGCGCCCAACCCCCCGCTGCCAAGCCCCCGCTGCCGGTGGCCTTCGTGTACGTGAGCCCCGTCGGCGAAGCCGGCTGGACCTACCAGCACGACCTCGGCCGCCGCGCGATGGAGCAGGCCCTGGGGCCGCTCGTGAAGACGACCATCGTCGAGGCCGTGCCCGAGGGCGCCGAGTCCGAGCGGGTGCTGCGCGACCTCGCCGCGCAGGGCAACAAGCTGATCTTCGCGACGAGCTTCGGGTACCTCGAACCGGCGCTGCGCGTCGCGTCCGAGTTCCCGGGCACGACGTTCGAACACGCCGGCGGCTACCGCACCTCGGCGAACGTGAACACCTACAACGCCCGCTACTACGAGGGCCGCTACCTCGCGGGCCTCGTCGCCGGCCGCACGAGCAAGACCGGCATCGCGGGCTACGTGGCCGGCTTCCCGGTGCCCGAGGTGATCCAGGGCATCAACGCCTTCACGCTCGGCATGCGCGCCGCCCGTCCCGATGCGCAGGTGAAGGTGCTGTGGCTCGACACCTGGTTCGACCCCACGCGCGAACGCGAGGCCGCCCTCGCGCTGATCGCCCAGGGTGCCGACGTGCTGACCAACCACAGCGGCTCCACGGCCGTCGCGCAGGCCGCGCAGGACAAGGGCGTGAAAGTGATCGCCTACCAGAGCGACATGCGCCGCTTCGCCCCGGACGCCCAGCTGACCGCCATCACGCAGCAGTGGGGCGCGTACTACACCCGGGTGGCCCGCGCCGTCCTCGACGGCAGCTGGCGCGCCACGCCCGTGTGGGGCGGCATGAAGGATGGCCTGCTCGCGCTGGCACCGTTCCATCCGTCCGTACCGGCCGATGTCATCAAGACGGTTCGGGCCCGGGAAGCGGACATCATTGCCGGTCGTTTTCACCCATTTGCCGGTCGCCTGGTCGACCAGGCCGGGCGCGAGCGGCAGGCGGGCGGCACGATGGACGATGCCACGCTGTCCCGCATGAACTGGTTCGTGCAGGGCGTTTCCGGGACCCTCCCGAAACCGTGA
- a CDS encoding sugar phosphate nucleotidyltransferase — translation MTKAMILAAGQGTRVRPLTKQLPKPMIPILGKPVLEYIIEHLARYGVRDIMINVAHCHWKIENYFGNGHRWNVNIGYSFEGVREHGEIIPKPMGSAGGMRRIQDHSGFFDDTTIVLCGDAIIDLDIQAAVFEHKTKKAVASVVGLDVPRDQVNNYGIVVSDNDGRITRFQEKPKPEDALSTLASTGIYLFEPHALELVPKNQVFDIGSELFPLMANQGLPFYVQKRHFNWIDIGRVTDYWAVCMRVLRGEVAQMDMPGTEIRPGVWVGLNTKVDWDKVKVTGPVYIGSGVSVEDGATIEGPAWLGHGCVVRKNARLTRSILFDYTRLSEGAVFEDLIASPQYVVDRHGRTTYPGDEGSTLRWGDARA, via the coding sequence ATGACGAAAGCGATGATTCTGGCCGCGGGCCAGGGAACGCGGGTCCGCCCCCTGACGAAACAGCTGCCGAAGCCGATGATCCCGATCCTCGGCAAGCCGGTGCTCGAGTACATCATCGAGCACCTCGCGCGCTACGGCGTGCGCGACATCATGATCAACGTGGCCCACTGCCACTGGAAGATCGAGAACTACTTCGGCAACGGCCACCGCTGGAACGTCAACATCGGCTACTCGTTCGAAGGCGTGCGCGAGCACGGCGAGATCATCCCGAAGCCCATGGGCTCGGCCGGCGGCATGCGCCGCATCCAGGACCACAGCGGCTTCTTCGACGACACCACCATCGTGCTGTGCGGCGACGCCATCATCGACCTCGACATCCAGGCCGCGGTGTTCGAGCACAAGACGAAGAAGGCGGTGGCGAGCGTGGTGGGCCTCGACGTGCCTCGCGACCAGGTGAACAACTACGGCATCGTCGTCTCGGACAACGACGGCCGCATCACGCGGTTCCAGGAGAAGCCGAAGCCCGAGGACGCGCTGTCCACGCTCGCCAGCACCGGCATCTACCTGTTCGAGCCCCATGCGCTCGAGCTCGTGCCGAAGAACCAGGTGTTCGACATCGGCAGCGAGCTGTTCCCGCTGATGGCGAACCAGGGCCTGCCGTTCTACGTGCAGAAGCGCCACTTCAACTGGATCGACATCGGCCGTGTCACCGACTACTGGGCCGTCTGCATGCGCGTGCTGCGCGGCGAGGTGGCGCAGATGGACATGCCCGGCACCGAGATCCGCCCAGGCGTGTGGGTGGGCCTCAACACGAAGGTCGACTGGGACAAGGTCAAGGTCACGGGGCCCGTGTACATCGGCTCCGGCGTCAGCGTGGAGGATGGCGCCACGATCGAGGGGCCGGCCTGGCTGGGCCACGGCTGCGTGGTGCGCAAGAACGCGCGCCTCACGCGCAGCATCCTGTTCGACTACACGCGACTGTCGGAAGGGGCGGTGTTCGAGGACCTGATCGCCTCGCCGCAGTACGTCGTGGATCGCCATGGGCGGACCACGTATCCGGGTGATGAGGGATCGACCCTGCGCTGGGGGGACGCCCGGGCATAA
- a CDS encoding porin family protein — translation MTLRRPLPRLLPLAAAALLASTPGWSAAETSPWYVGISQGFTADTNVFRVPDSFGKSKDIISSTGLLAGVDQPFSRMRLGAKAAVNWNNFVNNKQLNNTSHDVLATLEGSTVERLSGDLMLYDRANLNRYDLSSAEGASTEKDVLHVTGGALRARVGLVTTWTLEGGYSFEQSTHSLDQFTNRDVRQGAVNLGIRLAPSDLWSVRLGVRRTDGTYPRFVSGSTGAVGDDFTRDDIDLSFTWVPTGNSRFDARLSNTKESHSVQEQRDSHGWTGLLGYDWTLTGKTRMRFQVARDSGAGRSDSDLGLITESSDTQVRDSLLWKTTWDATSKISVNSALGYSRRKLDNAFSQSGGGATATQTSTARDRLTTVGLNASYEALRNLRFVCGVYYEKRSVDGDNNAGTTYPYDVTTGMCNVALTLR, via the coding sequence ATGACCCTGAGACGTCCCCTGCCCCGCCTTCTGCCGCTGGCCGCGGCGGCCTTGCTGGCCAGCACGCCCGGCTGGTCCGCCGCCGAGACCAGCCCCTGGTACGTCGGCATCAGCCAGGGCTTCACGGCCGACACCAACGTGTTCCGCGTGCCGGACTCCTTCGGCAAGTCGAAGGACATCATCTCGTCGACCGGCCTGCTCGCCGGCGTCGACCAGCCGTTCAGCCGCATGCGCCTCGGCGCGAAGGCCGCGGTCAACTGGAACAACTTCGTCAACAACAAGCAGCTGAACAACACGTCCCACGACGTGCTGGCCACGCTCGAGGGGTCCACCGTCGAGCGGCTGTCCGGCGACCTGATGCTGTACGACCGCGCGAACCTGAACCGGTACGACCTCAGCTCCGCGGAAGGCGCCAGCACCGAGAAGGACGTGCTGCACGTGACCGGCGGCGCGTTGCGCGCCCGCGTGGGCCTCGTCACCACCTGGACCCTCGAAGGCGGCTACTCGTTCGAACAGTCGACCCACTCGCTCGACCAGTTCACGAACCGCGACGTGCGCCAGGGCGCCGTCAACCTCGGCATCCGGCTGGCCCCCAGCGACCTGTGGAGCGTTCGCCTCGGCGTGCGCCGCACCGACGGCACGTACCCGCGGTTCGTCTCGGGCAGCACCGGCGCCGTGGGCGACGACTTCACGCGAGACGACATCGACCTGTCGTTCACGTGGGTGCCGACCGGCAACAGCAGGTTCGACGCTCGCCTCAGCAACACGAAGGAAAGCCACTCGGTGCAGGAGCAGCGCGACAGCCACGGCTGGACCGGCCTGCTCGGTTACGACTGGACGCTCACGGGCAAGACCCGCATGCGCTTCCAGGTCGCGCGCGACAGCGGCGCGGGCCGCAGCGACTCCGACCTCGGGCTGATCACGGAGTCGAGCGACACCCAGGTGCGCGACTCGCTGCTGTGGAAGACGACGTGGGACGCGACCTCGAAGATCAGCGTCAACAGCGCGCTGGGCTACAGCCGCCGCAAGCTCGACAACGCGTTCTCGCAGAGTGGCGGCGGCGCCACCGCCACGCAGACGTCCACCGCGCGCGACCGCCTGACCACCGTGGGCCTCAACGCCTCGTACGAGGCATTGCGCAACCTGCGCTTCGTGTGCGGGGTGTACTACGAGAAGCGTTCGGTGGACGGCGACAACAATGCCGGCACGACGTATCCCTACGACGTGACCACCGGGATGTGCAACGTCGCGCTGACGTTGCGTTGA